The Methylomonas rhizoryzae genome includes the window GCGGCCGAACATTTCACTGTGACCGTCAGCGACGGCAATACGTTGGCCAACGCCGATTTGGCCGTCGAGATAAGCGGGGCGAACGACGCGGCCGAGATCGGCGGCGATTTGAACGGCGAAGTCAAGGAAGACGGGCAGTTGGAAGCGGCCGGAAGCCTGATCGTCGCCGACCGTGACGGCAGCGCCGATATCGTCGTGCAAACCGCTACGCTGGGAAGCTACGGTACGTTCAGTCTGGCGGCCGATAAAACTTGGCATTATCTGCTGAGTAACGCTGCCGACGCCGTGCAAGCCTTGGGTAGCGGTGTACGGCTGACCGATAGTTTCAGCGTGCTGGCGGCGGACGGCAGCAGGCAAACCGTGACGATAGGCGTGTCGGGCGCCAGCGAATACAACGAACTGACTGCGGTTAAACCCGGTAAATACTTGGGCGGCAGCAATAACGAGTCGATAACGGCGGATTCCGGCAACGACAGAATCGACGCCGGGGACGGCGACAACTTGGTTGACGCCGGCGCCGGCCGCAACAGCGTGAAAGCGGGTATCGGCGCGGACGACATCACGGCCGGCGAGGGCAACGACAAAATCGATGCCGGCGAGGGCAACAACAGCGTAGACGCCGGCGGCGGCAACAACAACGTCAAAGCCGGGGCCGGAGACGACGCTATTCGTTGCGGCGACGGCAACGACAAAATCAATGCCGGCGAGGGCAACAACAGCGTCGATGCCGGCGGCGGCAAGAACAACGTTAAAGCCGGTAGCGGCGCCGACGAGATTATAGCCGGCAGCGGAAACGACGTTATCAATGCCGGCGACGGCGAGAATCTAATCGACGCCGGCGACGGTAAAAACAAAGTCGTCAGCGGGGCCGGCGACGATAAGGTCACTACCGGCAGCGGCAACGACAACATCGCTACCGGTGCCGGCAACGACGACATAGAGGCCGGCGCCGGTAAAGACAGAGTTAACGCCGGCGCGGGCGACGATATAATCCTGGGCGGCGAAGCTGCCGATAAATTGAGCGGCGGCAGCGGCAGCGATATTTTCGTATTCGCCGACCTTGCCGTCGGCGGCGCCGATACCGTCACGGACTTCGCCGAGGAAGACCTGCTGCGCCTCGATACCTCGGTATTCACGCAACTGCTAGGCGCTACCGCCGCCAACTTCGCGGTCGGCAAAGCCGCGGTCGACGCCGACGACTACCTGATATTCGACGACAAGAAAGGCGTGCTGTGGTACGACGCCGACGGCTCCGGCGCCGGAGCGGCGATCAAAATCGTAGGCTTGAAAGGCTCGGATAGCCATGGACTGAGCTTCGACGATCTGGATTTCGGGTAAGCCTTTCCAGCCGCATGCTTGCGGCTCGAGCGGGCCGGCTTAACGTTCATGAGGTGACGGCATCGCCCCGGCAAATGCAAGTCAACGGTGTTATGCCGTTAGTTTTTTGAGCCGCTGCCTCGTGACTTTCAGAGTAATATAGAAAGGTCGGCCCGCGTCGTTTCTTCGGCTATGTGCAAAATAAGCTTGGAATACAAGCCACTAAACTTTACCTGTGAGTTGAACCTCATGGCCGGAATCCGGTTCCCGGCAAATTATCGGCTTGGTAATGGATCAAATCGTAAATTTCCGCCAGTTTGTCATCCGGGATTTGCTTGATTTCGGCGATGATTTGGTCTTGTAGCATGACTGTGTTTCTCAATGGGCACATTTTTGTTTACCCAACCGAAAAATGCGCAACCGGAAGGTGCTGAAAATGTTTATCCAGGGTTAAAACCGTTATGCCGTGACGTTGGGCGACCGTGGCAATTAAAATATCGGTCAACGGCAAGGTTAAACCTTTAGCGCGTAGTTGTTGGGCAAGCATGCCAGCCGAATCAATCGTTATCCTCGGTTGGCAGGTAATGAATGGATTGGAACAGTAATCTTAACCGCCGGGCTTCCTTCTCCTGTTTAACGCCTTGCAACAATTCCGCAATGACTACACCCGTTATTGCGGCTTGGTTGGCTTCAATCAAAGTGGCAACCTGATCACCCATCTGACCATTTTTGGATTTGAAAAAGTCGATCCAGGCACAAGTATCGATTAACACCCGTTTCATGACGGACTTTCCAAGTCTCGTAATGCTTGCCAATTGTCTTCAACATCGATCGTCCCCGGCAATTCAGCAATTCTTGACGCTGCTTAAAGCGAATGTATTCCTCAATCGCTTCGGCAATGCTTTCCTTGGTCGTTTTGGCTTGGGTGTAAATCAACAGTTGTTCCAGAACGGAATTATCCAGGGAGATAGTGGTTTTCATTGTAGATAACCTCGTAATAATATTTCAGAATTCGCGCTTGATGCGTACATTCCTCACCGCACCCAGACTATTCGTTAAATTATTCGTAATGTGTCCACATCATGATGATCTTAATCGCCTGCTCGTTTTCCAAAACCTCATATACGAGCCGATGCTGTTTGTTGATACGCCGGGAAATCGCACCTTTTAGATCGCCTTTTAAAAACTCAAATTCAGGTGGATACGCATAAGGATCCTGAGCAATTAAGTCTAAAAGCGCCTGAGTTTTATTTTGTAAATTAGAGGCTTTGATTAATTTAGCGTCTTTTTTAGCGCGCTGGGTAAAGTAAAGCTTGTACATTACCAATCCAAACGATCCGAACACTCGTCCAAAGGCGTATTCAAACCATCGATAATCGCTTGCTTGATTTTCGGGTCTTTAGACAAATAATCGCTGTCGCTCTCGGTATTGAGGGTGTTTTTAAGAAATAGCACGAAATCCAGGACTTCTTTCTGGGAAGTCAACGGCAGTGTGTTGATTTCTTGATGAATTTTTTCTTGCAGGGTATTCATTTTTTAATCTCCGTTTGTCGTTTGGTAGCGAACTAATTTAGTTTGATAGTTCATTCCACTCGTTGCGTATTGTCAGAAACTCGGAATTGATCTCTTCGTCGCTACGCTGTCCGGCCGGCAGACTGTGAAGAAAAGCGGCCAAGGCTTCGTTGGCTGCGGGTTGCGGCAGTGAATTCGGTTTGGACTCCAGAAATTCGACGAAACGTAAAACCTCCAACGCCTTGGCGGGCGGCAGGGCTTTGACGTGTTGGTAGATGGTGTCGGCGATGGTCATTTAACTTGTTCTCCAGGAATCTTAATTTAAAAAAGTCCAAAAACTTGCAAAGTCTGATGTTTTAACGTTCTTCAATATCAATTTTTTTGTTTACGCAAACGATTTCATTTTGCTCATTCAATGAATAAACGAAAGAATGAACTCTGCGCCCAACGAAATCATCGTGATGCTCGCCATATGCGCCTTTTTCTCCGGCAATAATCCAGACCGGAGCCAAGTTTTCTTTATCAAGTAAATCTAGCAATGCTGTTCTGTCGATCAGTGCCGTAGTCGGTCCTTCTTCATGTACCGATGGATCTTTGAACAAAGTTTGGCCTTTCTCGTCTGCAAAACATAGCGTGCTTCCATTAATTAGCCTTAAACCAAGCTTTTGTATTAGCCACGGCGCAGGCAAATAAGTATTGATCGTCCCTTCAATCGAGTAATCATATCCGCCACGTTCCGCAGTATATTCGGCATATGTTGGTAGCGCTTTGTACCGAAAGCCATAGTCTCGATCAATGGCTTTCCAGTCATCGTCTAATTCGTATGACGGATACCAAGGGTATTCACCGATAAATGAACCATAAAATTCGCCGACTTTCGGAAATGCATCAGGATCAATCATGTTATGTGTAGAAATCGCATTTATGAATTGGTTTTTATGCTGTTTTTTGACGACTAAACACCAGCATCTGCACCATGAGTCGATACGCGAGTCCAAATCATACGAGGTGCTGTAATGCTTAAAACTTTTCATAACCAACCAGCGCTGTTCCGAAGCTGGATCGGTTACATCCAGCAACGATGCACTATTCAATTGATCGGATTCGTTTTGTAGCCACAGTTTTTGCTCTTGCTTATTCAATAAGCGCAGTTTAAGTGTTTGCGGAGACCACCAGGCATGGGGATGATTTTCCCAATTGTCGTCTTTGGTTTTGCTAATAAGCAATGAAGGATCGATATTTCGTTTGTATATTTGCCAAGGACCTTCATATCGGCCAGCGTCATCGCTATAACCGGAGTCATAAATTAAATTGTCCGCTATACGGGCCAATAATTCATACAATGCTAGCCATTGGTATTTTTTACCAATACGTTCCATTTGTTTATGGTGTCTGCCCCGGCCGGAACCAATTCTGCCATCGAATTCGCCGAATAAGTCATAGGTCCACCCGTAATCGTGAGCCCGTTTGGTTACCCATCGCTGGGCTAAAATATCGTCAAAATGTTCCGGTCGATTATTTGAATATCGATTCAGAATTTGCCTTATTCCTTGTCGGCATCCAGACCAATATTGATATTTATATTTGTCATCGAGTAAGTTAATAAATATTTTCTCAAGCTCTTCGAATCTAGCGTCGTTTTGCTTCCTTTGTTCCAACTTCTTATTATCGTAAGCGACAATTTCAATTTTGACTTCAGTATCGGAGGCTTGGCTTTTTGATTTTTGACTTTCTGAATTTAGCTCCGAACTATTGCAGTCGATACAGAATTTCAGAATGTCATTAAATGCCGAAAGTTGATCAGAATTTGCATGATCGGCTAGCATTGAACGGAAGGCTTCAAAATTTTCGTACGGTGTTAATGCTTTATCTACGCCCAACGGTGTTACTGTCCAATGATGAACGGAGGGCTTAATAATATATTTGGCAAAATCGCCAAGCCACTCGCTACTTGCCGACCTAACAATATCATCCTTGTATTTGTCGCCATATTTCGCTAAATCCTTTTCGTCGACAAATTCAATCGGCCAATCACTTTGATACGGTGGCCTGACTTTTTCAATTTCTATTTGTTCAAGCAATAACTCGCAGTGCAATGCGTATTCGATGATACCCCTGGCATAGTCGCGCAGAAGCAAATGGGCTGGCGGCTTACCATCGGCAAAAATCCATTGGTAAACAAAAAGAGCAAGTTCGGCAAGATTTTTCTGGGTTTGTGCTTGTAATGCAGCGCCATAGCAGGCGGCCAATAATCTCTCCAAAATGTAAATGTCATCGACTTGCTGGAAACGTTCCAACAAGCTAAGTGCTAACGGCAAACGCGGCGCTAACAATGCAGACAATCCTTTAGTGGCTCTATCTCGAACGGTGCGATAGGAAGTCGAAAATAGCCAAGTCAGCATAGTTGCCGCCAATTCAGCGCGTATCGGGTCTATTTCCTCAAAACCCGATTCCACTGTCCAGGAAAGCAGGGTATCAAGTGGTGAACCATTCTCTAGGTCAAGATTAGCGATAGCAATAGACCATTTCGCATCGCGCTCAGGCATCGTCAAAGGGGCCAATTTATCGTGCAAGTAATTGGCATTGAAGCGGTTGTTAGGCTCGGTACTGACAGCAACAAGTGTTTCCAGCCAGGGATTGCGATAATTTTGTGATAAATCAATCACTAATTCACGGGTTCTATCGGTAAAAAAATCCTGTCGGCGCAATAACAAACTGTTCAAAAATGCTTCATTAATTGTCCATTTGTATGATCCGTTGGCTGATGGAAATATATCGAGCAATTCGCAATCTCTCGTTTCCGGTAGTAAAACCGATAATGCTTGGATAATACCGGCAACCCTGTAAACATCTTTACGAGAAAGAAAATTATGTAGCGGAGTCCCTGCCTCCAACGGTTGAACGCTATTATTCGAAGAAAGCTGCTCATTTAACAAATGCGTCGCTATTTGAAAATCGCTGAAACGCTCGAACGTGAAACGTGCTTGTTCTTCTAACTGATTATTTTCGATATAAACAGGCTCAATCGTTAAAATTCCCTCATGTTCGAATTGGCTCAACAAGCTGCGGTCATGTTGGCCCGTAGATGCATATATCGAATCAAAACAAGCGATAGTTGTTTCAATTGACAGGTAGGAAGATTGATTGGATAGTAGTTTCGCAGTAAATGCCTTTAACGCCCGCGCAATAATGTTCTGCCTTTTATCCAGCCCCATCCGCAATTCAATTTGGTTGGCTAATGATTTTAGATAAAAATCGAAATATTCCGTTAAACCTTGTATTCCTCGTGGAAAACAGTTAAGCCCTTGTCGTTCCAAACTGTCGCACAAGGTTTTAAGGAAAAGCGGGTTGTTAAATTCTGGCAATAAATGCGGAATACTGGGCCGGAAAATTTTGCGCTTGGCCAGATAAGTTCTGGCTGCGTACCCGCCTCCGTCGGCAAAACCGTGATGTTCTATCTGCTTCAAGCTATCGCGCAGAAGAGAATCAGCAGGCAAAACAAATGGCAGGTAAGTTGTGCGGCATGAAACGATAAGGGCAAGATGAGGGTAGCGTTTAACTTCCTCGATTAACAGTGCCAGGTATTGAGGCCAAATTTCTACACCGAAACGTTCGTTTAATGCGTCGATTATCAGCAATGCTCTCACGCCTGCAGCTTGTCCCGCCGCATCCAACGCTCCGAGAAAGGTTGAAAATGAGATATGCCTTAAATCCAACTGCTCAAGAATTTGCGTACGAGGGTCTTGTAAGAAAAACTGACTGTTGATCAAAAAAATAGCCGGGTAACCTTTTTTGATTGCATCATTGGCAATATCAGCCAACAGATGAGATTTGCCAGTTCCCGCTTCGCCGTAAAGAAGCACAGCCTGTTCATTTGCCAGTATCCAAGTATCTGAACTGAGTTTTTCGCTTATTTCTTCAAGTGTTTGTCCGAACGTATCTACATCATTTAATGCGCTGCTAATTTTATCTATCTCTGATTTGTCTTTTTCCTCTGACCGAATATGCCATAAATGAGCTTGACATTGATTGACAATGATTTGGATTGGTTGAATTTGACTGCACCATTCGGCGGTAGGATAAGACTTTGTTACAGGAAAGCTTTGATTTAGTAGGTCGATTAGTTTCGCGCTTTGGTTTAATAACGCCTGTAAATCAGTTTCCGGTATATTTTTCTGTTTAAAGTCATTGCATCGCTTTATTAACGACTTAATGAAATACTCGCGTTGCTCCTCAAGCCAAGGTGATCGACTAATGCCTAAAAATACCTGCCGTATTGGTAACGATATATGAAATTGAGGCGTATATCGGGAACCTAACGAATTACTGGCAGCGTTGATGTGCCGAGAAAACCAAACAGGAGTAAAGCGAAGTTCATCAAAGAAAAAGCACATCCTCCCGGCGTAAAACGGATCATTGCGATGCAAGCGCTCGCGAATATCGGTAGCTTGCCAAAGTATAATTTCGATATTGCGATCTTCGCTTAACTCAGAGAGACGAGTCGTTTTCCAATCTATCCAACGTTGCCCTTCTGTTTTATTTTTTCCGGTTCGCCCATCTTTAAGATCTATTGGTAGGCAGACAATGTAACGCGTCAGTTTGGGATGCTTCTCGATAGCTTGTCTAAATGACTCTGTAAGCTGTGTTATTTGACCGGATTCGAACTTATCGAAAAACTTCGCTTGCCAACCTGTTTCCGTTCCGTCAGCGTGACGCACATAGCATTCAACCCCTGCATCTGAACCATGGCCTTTACGAAGAAACTCATCGCCTACTACTCTTGGTTCAAGAGATGCAAGCTGGCAACATAACTCTTCAAAGCCATAGTGTTGGCTACCATTCAATGAACGAATTTTTAGCAGGTCGGTGTTAGTCATCGTCGTCGACATCTCGATGGCGCACATCGTTCCCCAATCCCTCTGCCGGCGCATGCGCCCAGCGGTTGCGGATGGTTTGGGCTTCTTTCAGCCAGTTTCGCGCGTCCCGGTTAAAGCCGCCTTGGTTGGCTATCTCGTACCAGTTTTGGTTGGCTATTCGCAATAAAGCCGCTAAGTCGAGCCGCTCCAATGTATGCGAGGGTAATAATGAAGCTGCGAAGGTTTTTTGCTGGTAGGTTAATTTGTCCAGTACCAGCGATTTCCACCAGTCGGAATCCAGCGCCGGCAATGTGGCTGACAATAGTTTGAGCAGTTGTTGCTTGAGCAGGCCGAGGATTTCCATATTTGATTGTCCGATTCCGGCTGACGGAAGGGTTGGTTAGTTGGTCATTTAGGTGTTTTAGCTAATTTTCCGGGCAAAGTCACGTGGCAATCAGTGCGTGACAGCCAAGGTCTTGATTTGCTCAACGGCGCTGGGTTACCCGTTCATATCTGGCGTATCGGTTGGGGTAGCAGGTGCTTAAACTGTTTAACTTGAATGTCGCCGGGCTACATTCGATTTCAGCCTGCCGGGATCGAAGCCTGGGGGCAGCCAGGTGGCCGGTTTTGCCTACAGTTCTCAACTGCCGGAATGGCTGAATGGTTACGACTTTTCTTGATAAAACCAGGCCGTAGAGCCAGCGCAAGTTTGCCGATGACAGGCAGAAAGAGGGCTACCCCTTGTCCGGCTTCATGCCGATTTGCCGAATGTCGTGTTCCATTAACAAGAAAAGCGCCGGAAGCGTTTGCCACTCTGCCTCAGTTCAAGCTCAATTCCGCCCTAAGCCGTTCCGCCATCAAGTCGACGAACGAACGGATTTTGGCCGAGGAATGGCGGCCCTCGCGGTGCAGGATATGCACCGGAACCGGCGGACTTTCGTAGTCGCCCAGTACGATTTTCAATAGGCCGCTACGTAACGCTTCGGCAATCTGATAGTTCAGCAGGCGGGTAATGCCCAGTCCCGCCTTGGCGGCAACGGCGGCCGAGTCGTTGTCGCTGACGCTCAACATCGGTT containing:
- the avs2 gene encoding AVAST type 2 anti-phage system protein Avs2, with amino-acid sequence MTNTDLLKIRSLNGSQHYGFEELCCQLASLEPRVVGDEFLRKGHGSDAGVECYVRHADGTETGWQAKFFDKFESGQITQLTESFRQAIEKHPKLTRYIVCLPIDLKDGRTGKNKTEGQRWIDWKTTRLSELSEDRNIEIILWQATDIRERLHRNDPFYAGRMCFFFDELRFTPVWFSRHINAASNSLGSRYTPQFHISLPIRQVFLGISRSPWLEEQREYFIKSLIKRCNDFKQKNIPETDLQALLNQSAKLIDLLNQSFPVTKSYPTAEWCSQIQPIQIIVNQCQAHLWHIRSEEKDKSEIDKISSALNDVDTFGQTLEEISEKLSSDTWILANEQAVLLYGEAGTGKSHLLADIANDAIKKGYPAIFLINSQFFLQDPRTQILEQLDLRHISFSTFLGALDAAGQAAGVRALLIIDALNERFGVEIWPQYLALLIEEVKRYPHLALIVSCRTTYLPFVLPADSLLRDSLKQIEHHGFADGGGYAARTYLAKRKIFRPSIPHLLPEFNNPLFLKTLCDSLERQGLNCFPRGIQGLTEYFDFYLKSLANQIELRMGLDKRQNIIARALKAFTAKLLSNQSSYLSIETTIACFDSIYASTGQHDRSLLSQFEHEGILTIEPVYIENNQLEEQARFTFERFSDFQIATHLLNEQLSSNNSVQPLEAGTPLHNFLSRKDVYRVAGIIQALSVLLPETRDCELLDIFPSANGSYKWTINEAFLNSLLLRRQDFFTDRTRELVIDLSQNYRNPWLETLVAVSTEPNNRFNANYLHDKLAPLTMPERDAKWSIAIANLDLENGSPLDTLLSWTVESGFEEIDPIRAELAATMLTWLFSTSYRTVRDRATKGLSALLAPRLPLALSLLERFQQVDDIYILERLLAACYGAALQAQTQKNLAELALFVYQWIFADGKPPAHLLLRDYARGIIEYALHCELLLEQIEIEKVRPPYQSDWPIEFVDEKDLAKYGDKYKDDIVRSASSEWLGDFAKYIIKPSVHHWTVTPLGVDKALTPYENFEAFRSMLADHANSDQLSAFNDILKFCIDCNSSELNSESQKSKSQASDTEVKIEIVAYDNKKLEQRKQNDARFEELEKIFINLLDDKYKYQYWSGCRQGIRQILNRYSNNRPEHFDDILAQRWVTKRAHDYGWTYDLFGEFDGRIGSGRGRHHKQMERIGKKYQWLALYELLARIADNLIYDSGYSDDAGRYEGPWQIYKRNIDPSLLISKTKDDNWENHPHAWWSPQTLKLRLLNKQEQKLWLQNESDQLNSASLLDVTDPASEQRWLVMKSFKHYSTSYDLDSRIDSWCRCWCLVVKKQHKNQFINAISTHNMIDPDAFPKVGEFYGSFIGEYPWYPSYELDDDWKAIDRDYGFRYKALPTYAEYTAERGGYDYSIEGTINTYLPAPWLIQKLGLRLINGSTLCFADEKGQTLFKDPSVHEEGPTTALIDRTALLDLLDKENLAPVWIIAGEKGAYGEHHDDFVGRRVHSFVYSLNEQNEIVCVNKKIDIEER
- a CDS encoding DUF2281 domain-containing protein, producing MTIADTIYQHVKALPPAKALEVLRFVEFLESKPNSLPQPAANEALAAFLHSLPAGQRSDEEINSEFLTIRNEWNELSN
- a CDS encoding Swt1 family HEPN domain-containing protein produces the protein MEILGLLKQQLLKLLSATLPALDSDWWKSLVLDKLTYQQKTFAASLLPSHTLERLDLAALLRIANQNWYEIANQGGFNRDARNWLKEAQTIRNRWAHAPAEGLGNDVRHRDVDDDD
- a CDS encoding type II toxin-antitoxin system VapB family antitoxin, producing the protein MKTTISLDNSVLEQLLIYTQAKTTKESIAEAIEEYIRFKQRQELLNCRGRSMLKTIGKHYETWKVRHETGVNRYLCLDRLFQIQKWSDG
- a CDS encoding PIN domain-containing protein: MLAQQLRAKGLTLPLTDILIATVAQRHGITVLTLDKHFQHLPVAHFSVG
- a CDS encoding PIN domain-containing protein; translation: MGDQVATLIEANQAAITGVVIAELLQGVKQEKEARRLRLLFQSIHYLPTEDND
- a CDS encoding Txe/YoeB family addiction module toxin yields the protein MYKLYFTQRAKKDAKLIKASNLQNKTQALLDLIAQDPYAYPPEFEFLKGDLKGAISRRINKQHRLVYEVLENEQAIKIIMMWTHYE